Proteins co-encoded in one Medicago truncatula cultivar Jemalong A17 chromosome 8, MtrunA17r5.0-ANR, whole genome shotgun sequence genomic window:
- the LOC120577495 gene encoding uncharacterized protein has translation MNLDKTKIQTFHDLCEAFVQQYNYNVDMAPDRSDLQAMTQGDKETFKEYAQRWRDTAAQVSLRIEEKEMTKLFLKTLNQFYYEKMVGSTPKNFAEMVSMGVQLEEGVREGRLVKDGTSASGTKKFGNHFPRKKEHDVNVVAHGRTQQTYPVYQHVAAITPTANVIQPPNTQPRFPPYSQQNPQHQYPQQNPQQYPQQYPQPPYQQRPYQQHPYQQQRPQQQRMQIDPIPVTYAELLPGLLRNNSVQTIAPSPIPEKLPTWYRMDQTCAFHQGGRGHNIENCYAFKNVVQRLINEKKITFTDSAPNIQTNPLPNHGAAIVNMVEDCQKTHHILDVQRIRTPLVPLHAKLCKVNLFKHDHDVCKVCLLNPWGCQKVKDDIQRLLNQGGLVVERKCDDVCVITPEEPLEIFYDSRKTIAAPLVICLRGPIPYTSEKAIPYKYNATMIEGGREVPIPLLHSVRNITEDSRVLRNGRVVPIVFPKKVSAPVIEEAQAKDSSVVKEVSQSNGAGASTEFDEILKLIKKSEYRVVDQLMQTPSKISIMSLLLNSEAHKEALMKVLEQAFVDYDVSVSQFGGIVGNITACNNLSFSDEELPAEGRNHNLALHISVNCKTDALSNVLVDTGSSLNVMAKTTYAQLSYQGTPLRRSGVMVKAFDGSRKDVLGEVVLPITIGPQVFQINFQVMDIQASYSCLLGRPWIHEAGAVTSTLHQKLKFVRNGKLVTVNGEEALLVSHLSSFSFIGADNVEGTPFQGFTMEEKSTRKSEASISSLKDAQKMIQAGGSASWGKLIELPENKHREGLGFFPSADLSKTKTVAEPIKGTFHSSGFIHAITEDDPEGVPRSFVTQRRFSHNWVAVDVPFIAHLSK, from the coding sequence ATGAATCTGGACAAAACAAAGATCCAAACTTTCCATGATCTGTGTGAAGCTTTTGTGCAACAATACAATTATAATGTGGATATGGCTCCAGACCGAAGTGATCTTCAGGCTATGACTCAGGGGGACAAAGAAACATTCAAGGAGTATGCCCAACGATGGAGAGATACTGCTGCCCAAGTCAGCCTGCGTATAGAAGAGAAGgagatgaccaagctcttcTTGAAgactctcaatcaattttactaCGAGAAGATGGTCGGAAGTACGCCAAAGAACTTTGCCGAAATGGTTAGCATGGGTGTTCAATTGGAAGAAGGGGTCCGAGAAGGACGTTTGGTAAAGGATGGAACCTCTGCCAGTGGGACCAAGAAATTTGGGAACCACTTCCCGAGAAAGAAAGAACACGATGTTAATGTGGTAGCCCATGGAAGAAcccaacaaacttatccagtcTACCAACATGTCGCTGCCATCACACCTACTGCCAATGTTATTCAACCACCAAATACCCAGCCTCGATTCCCACCATATTCTCAACAAAATCCTCAACACCAATATCCTCAACAAAATCCTCAACAATATCCTCAACAATATCCCCAACCACCATACCAGCAACGCCCATATCAACAACATCcctatcaacaacaacgaccTCAACAACAAAGAATGCAAATTGACCCGATCCCCGTCACCTATGCAGAGCTACTTCCAGGGTTACTCAGAAATAACTCAGTCCAAACCATAGCACCTTCTCCAATACCAGAAAAACTGCCAACATGGTATAGAATGGACCAGACTTGTGCTTTTCATCAAGGGGGCCGAGGTcataatattgaaaattgttaTGCCTTTAAGAATGTAGTGCAGAGGCTAATCAATGAGAAGAAGATAACCTTCACAGACTCAGCGCCAAATATTCAAACCAATCCATTGCCAAACCATGGTGCTGCAATTGTCAACATGGTCGAAGATTGCCAAAAGACTCATCATATTCTCGACGTTCAACGCATCCGAACACCTTTGGTCCCGTTACATGCCAAGTTATGCAAAGTGAACCTCTTTAAACATGATCATGATGTCTGCAAAGTGTGCCTTCTAAATCCCTGGGGTTGTCAGAAAGTGAAAGATGATATTCAAAGACTTTTGAACCAAGGAGGACtggttgttgaaagaaaatgtGATGATGTATGTGTTATAACTCCTGAAGAGCCTTTGGAAATATTTTACGACAGTCGGAAGACAATTGCTGCTCCTTTAGTGATCTGCTTGCGTGGTCCAATACCTTATACTTCCGAGAAGGCCattccttacaagtacaatgccacTATGATAGAAGGTGGTCGTGAAGTTCCAATACCACTTTTGCATTCTGTGAGAAATATTACCGAAGATAGTAGAGTGCTGAGGAATGGGCGTGTTGTTCCTATAGTGTTCCCGAAGAAAGTTAGTGCTCCGGTAATTGAGGAGGCTCAAGCTAAGGATTCCAGTGTTGTCAAAGAGGTAAGCCAGTCGAATGGGGCCGGTGCAAGTACAGAGTTTGATGAGATTCTCAAGTTAATAAAGAAGAGCGAGTACAGGGTTGTTGACCAACTGATGCAAACTCCATCAAAAATATCCATAATGTCTTTGTTACTGAATTCTGAGGCCCATAAGGAAGCATTGATGAAGGTCTTAGAACAAGCTTTTGTAGACTATGATGTGAGCGTGAGTCAATTTGGTGGAATAGTGGGAAATATCACTGCATGTAACAACTTgagtttcagtgatgaagagcTCCCGGCCGAAGGAAGGAACCATAACTTGGCTTTGCATATATCTGTGAATTGCAAGACCGATGCTTTGTCGAATGTACTAGTGGATACCGGGTCGTCTCTGAATGTGATGGCCAAAACAACCTATGCTCAACTCTCTTACCAAGGTACCCCTTTGAGACGAAGTGGGGTAATGGTAAAAGCTTTTGATGGTTCAAGGAAGGATGTTCTTGGAGAGGTGGTTCTGCCTATTACAATCGGGCCACAAGTTTTCCAGATTAAttttcaagtgatggacattCAGGCGTCATATAGTTGCCTACTGGGCCGACCCTGGATTCACGAGGCTGGGGCAGTAACGTCTACACTGCATCAAAAGTTGAAGTTCGTGAGGAATGGGAAGCTAGTAACGGTGAATGGTGAAGAGGCTTTGTTAGTGAGCCATTTGTcgtctttctctttcattgggGCTGATAATGTTGAAGGGACGCCTTTTCAAGGATTTACCATGGAAGAAAAAAGTACCAGGAAGAGTGAGGCATCTATTTCTTCTCTGAAGGATGCTCAGAAAATGATACAAGCTGGAGGGTCTGCAAGCTGGGGAAAGTTGATTGAACTTCCAGAAAACAAACACCGAGAAGGGTTGGGTTTCTTTCCATCAGCTGATTTGTCCAAGACAAAGACCGTCGCCGAGCCGATAAAGGGTACTTTCCATAGTTCTGGTTTTATTcatgcaattactgaagatgATCCTGAAGGAGTGCCACGAAGCTTTGTGACACAAAGGAGGTTTAGCCACAATTGGGTTGCTGTAGATGTTCCTTTTATTGCTCATTTGTCCAAGTAA